Genomic DNA from Brenneria izadpanahii:
TGAACAAATCACCATGGCCGGTCTGGAAGTGGATGACGTTGAGCCGGTTGCCGGCGCGTTTCACGGCGTGGTTGTGGGTGAAGTCATGGAATGCGGGCAGCATCCTAATGCCGACAAGCTGCGCGTAACGAAAGTTAATGTGGGCGGCGATCGCCTGCTGGATATTGTTTGCGGCGCGCCTAACTGCCGGCAGGGTTTGAAAGTTGCGGTCGCTACTATCGGCGCGGTGTTGCCCGGCGACTTTAAAATCAAGGCGGCCAAGCTGCGCGGCGAACCATCCGAAGGCATGCTGTGTTCATTCTCTGAACTGGGTATTTCCGACGATCACGATGGCATTATCGAATTGCCGCTGGATGCGCCGATCGGAACGAATATTCGCGATTACCTCAAGCTGGATGATAACGCCATTGATATCAGCGTGACGCCAAACCGCGCCGATTGTCTGGGGATCATCGGCGTAGCCCGCGATGTGGCGGCGCTGAATCAGTTACCGCTGACAGAGCCGGAAATCACGCCTGTCGCGGCCGCCATTCAGGATACGTTCCCGATTCAGGTCGACGCGCCTCAAGCCTGTCCGCGTTATCTGGGGCGCGTGATTAAAGGCATCAATGTTAAAGCCGCCACCCCGATGTGGATGCGTGAAAAACTGCGCCGTTGCGGTATTCGCTCCATCGATCCTGTCGTCGACGTCACCAATTACGTTCTGCTGGAGTTAGGCCAGCCGATGCACGCCTTTGATCTTGACCGTCTCGATGGGGGCATCGTGGTCCGTATGGCGCGGGAGAATGAGGCGCTGACTCTGCTGGACGGAAACGAAGTGAAACTGCAAGCCGACACGCTGGTGATCGCCGATAAGCAAAAAGCGCTGGCGATGGGCGGAATTTTCGGCGGGGAACACTCCGGCGTTAATGAGACTACCCAGAATGTTTTGCTGGAGTGCGCATTTTTTAATCCGTTGTCGATTACCGGACGAGCGCGTCGTCATGGTCTGCATACCGACGCTTCTCACCGTTATGAGCGCGGCGTCGATCCGGCGATACAGTTCAAAGCGATGGAACGCGCAACCCGCCTGCTGATTGATATTTGCGGCGGTCAGGCCGGCCCGGTGGCGAACGTGACCAGCGAAGCGGATTTACCGGCGCGTGCGACCATTACGCTGCGCCGTGAAAAACTCGACCGTTTAATCGGTCATCATATCGCCGACGAACAGGTCACTGATATTTTGCAGCGTTTAGGCTGTAAGGTGACG
This window encodes:
- the pheT gene encoding phenylalanine--tRNA ligase subunit beta, translating into MKFSELWLREWVNPAIDSEALSEQITMAGLEVDDVEPVAGAFHGVVVGEVMECGQHPNADKLRVTKVNVGGDRLLDIVCGAPNCRQGLKVAVATIGAVLPGDFKIKAAKLRGEPSEGMLCSFSELGISDDHDGIIELPLDAPIGTNIRDYLKLDDNAIDISVTPNRADCLGIIGVARDVAALNQLPLTEPEITPVAAAIQDTFPIQVDAPQACPRYLGRVIKGINVKAATPMWMREKLRRCGIRSIDPVVDVTNYVLLELGQPMHAFDLDRLDGGIVVRMARENEALTLLDGNEVKLQADTLVIADKQKALAMGGIFGGEHSGVNETTQNVLLECAFFNPLSITGRARRHGLHTDASHRYERGVDPAIQFKAMERATRLLIDICGGQAGPVANVTSEADLPARATITLRREKLDRLIGHHIADEQVTDILQRLGCKVTKTEAGWQAAAPSWRFDMEIEEDLVEEVARLYGYDNIPNVATQAPLKMTSHREADLSLKRVKTLLVDHGYQEAITYSFVDPKIQELIHPGEEALILPSPISAEMSAMRLSLWSGLLSAVVYNQNRQQNRVRLFESGLRFVPDSNANLGIRQDLMLAGVITGSRYEEHWDLARQTVDFYDLKGDLEAVLALTGKLSDLEFKAESNPALHPGQSAAIYLCGERIGFIGVIHPELERKLDLNGRTVVFELLWDKVADRVLPDASNISRFPANRRDIAIVVAENVAAGDILAECKKVGANQLVGVNLFDVYRGKGVADGYKSLAVSLILQDTSRTLAEEEIAATVAQCVAALKQRFQASLRD